In a genomic window of Streptomyces pristinaespiralis:
- a CDS encoding CBS domain-containing protein — MTTAKDIMHPGARWIPAHETVDRAAQLMRELDVGALPIADADERLCGILTDRDIVVGCVAMGHDPSKVTAGEMAKGTPRWIDAGADVSAVLREMQGHQIRRLPVIENKRLVGMISEADLAQHLSEDQIAGWAERVYAESGTERLKNAGSMT, encoded by the coding sequence ATGACCACTGCGAAGGACATCATGCACCCGGGGGCCCGGTGGATCCCCGCTCACGAGACCGTCGACCGGGCGGCGCAGCTGATGCGGGAGCTGGACGTCGGCGCCCTGCCGATCGCAGACGCCGACGAGCGGCTGTGCGGCATCCTCACCGACCGCGACATCGTCGTCGGCTGCGTCGCGATGGGCCACGACCCGTCCAAGGTCACGGCGGGCGAGATGGCGAAGGGCACCCCGCGCTGGATCGACGCCGGCGCGGACGTGTCGGCGGTGCTGCGGGAGATGCAGGGCCACCAGATCCGGCGGCTGCCGGTGATCGAGAACAAGCGGCTGGTCGGGATGATCAGCGAGGCGGACCTGGCGCAGCACCTGAGCGAGGACCAGATCGCCGGCTGGGCGGAGCGCGTCTACGCGGAGAGCGGCACGGAGCGTCTGAAGAACGCGGGCTCCATGACCTGA
- a CDS encoding DUF305 domain-containing protein: protein MTRTHWAAVTAVVLALLFAGAATVASAGSGGSATADRTPTGASADAGFARDMSVHHQQAVEMSFIVRDRTKDEEVRRLAYDIANTQANQRGMMLGWLDLWGLPKVDADAEPMEWMATGSSGHGAHGGGHRAEDGSLMAGMASKSDLARLGRLSGKEAEILYLQLMIIHHNGGIAMAKGCVEQCTVGVERDLAQGMVDAQASEVELMVDLLHRRGAEPRT from the coding sequence ATGACGCGTACGCACTGGGCCGCCGTCACCGCGGTGGTCCTGGCGCTGCTGTTCGCGGGGGCGGCCACGGTGGCCTCGGCGGGGAGCGGGGGATCCGCCACGGCGGACCGTACGCCGACGGGGGCGTCCGCGGACGCCGGTTTCGCCCGTGACATGTCCGTCCACCACCAGCAGGCGGTGGAGATGTCGTTCATCGTCCGTGACCGGACGAAGGACGAGGAAGTGCGCAGGCTCGCGTACGACATCGCCAACACCCAGGCCAATCAGCGCGGCATGATGCTGGGCTGGCTGGACCTGTGGGGCCTGCCGAAGGTCGACGCGGACGCCGAGCCGATGGAGTGGATGGCCACGGGGAGCTCCGGCCACGGCGCTCACGGCGGCGGGCACCGGGCCGAGGACGGTTCGCTGATGGCCGGCATGGCGAGCAAGTCGGACCTGGCGCGGCTGGGGCGGCTCAGCGGCAAGGAGGCGGAGATCCTCTACCTCCAGCTGATGATCATCCACCACAACGGCGGGATCGCCATGGCCAAGGGCTGCGTCGAGCAGTGCACGGTCGGGGTGGAGCGCGATCTGGCGCAGGGCATGGTGGACGCGCAGGCGTCGGAGGTCGAGCTGATGGTCGACCTGCTGCACCGCCGCGGCGCGGAACCCCGCACCTGA
- a CDS encoding DUF3105 domain-containing protein: MASRNTTNDRRARIEQMRRAEQSRERRNRILTVGISAVVVAGLVGFGVFVLNKESEEKEQRVAEAKAPVKDEKSWDAKKLGRNHVETAVTYEMKPPVGGDHNQVWMNCNGDVYKEPIPDVNAVHSLEHGAVWVTYTDKAAKADVDKLAEKVKKTPYTLMSPYKDQQGAIMLSAWGKQVTVDSADDKRVSQFFTKYVQGPQTPEPGAACTGGLSGK; the protein is encoded by the coding sequence ATGGCTTCCCGTAACACCACCAACGACCGCCGGGCCCGGATAGAGCAGATGCGCCGGGCCGAGCAGTCCCGTGAGCGCCGCAACCGCATCCTCACCGTCGGCATCAGCGCCGTCGTCGTCGCCGGCCTCGTCGGCTTCGGTGTCTTCGTCCTCAACAAGGAGTCCGAGGAGAAGGAGCAGCGCGTGGCCGAGGCCAAGGCCCCGGTCAAGGACGAGAAGTCCTGGGACGCGAAGAAGCTGGGCCGCAACCACGTCGAGACGGCCGTCACCTACGAGATGAAGCCGCCGGTCGGCGGCGACCACAACCAGGTGTGGATGAACTGCAACGGCGACGTCTACAAGGAGCCGATCCCCGACGTCAACGCCGTCCACTCGCTGGAGCACGGCGCGGTGTGGGTGACGTACACCGACAAGGCCGCCAAGGCGGACGTGGACAAGCTGGCCGAGAAGGTCAAGAAGACGCCGTACACGCTGATGAGCCCGTACAAGGACCAGCAGGGCGCGATCATGCTGAGCGCCTGGGGCAAGCAGGTGACCGTCGACTCGGCCGACGACAAGCGGGTCAGCCAGTTCTTCACCAAGTACGTGCAGGGCCCGCAGACGCCCGAGCCGGGCGCTGCCTGCACGGGCGGACTGAGCGGCAAGTGA
- a CDS encoding MMPL family transporter, which translates to MKALLKRLASAPGGRRAKWLVLFGWIVVAVALGPLAGKLGEVEDTGPNAFLPRGAESAAVNTELEKFRTDEVMPVVVVYSADRPLAAGDRAAAESDRRAFAPHVAEGRQLSPVLPSDDGRALMVVVPLSDELGDRVAEIRDIAGANAPPGLDVAVGGPAGSLMDQVAVFDTLDATLMIATGLVVAVLLLITYRSPVLWLFPLLAVGFAAVLTQVCTYLLAKYAGLPVDPQSAGILMVLVFGVGTDYALLLIARYREELHRHEDRHTAMRLALRRSGPAILASAGTIAVGLACLSLADINSSRSLGLVGAIGVVCGFLAMVSVLPALLVIAGRWVFWPFVPRHGTPVRKAVTVWSRIGAAVARGPRRAWLMSAGVTGVLALSAFGINMGLTQSEMFQDKPESVVAQEQVSAHYPSGASDPAKIVTNAAQAGAVRAAAAQVPGVARVDAGDRTPDGELATLSVVLEDAPDSDAAKDTVDALRSAVDDVAGADALVGGTTAQTLDTQRAADRDLRTVIPVVLLVVLLVLVWLLRAIVAPVLLLATVVLSYFAALGASNLLFEHVLGFAGVDWSLPLMGFVFLVALGIDYNIFLMHRVREESERLGLARGVLEGLTTTGGVITSAGVVLAATFAVFAGLPLVTMAQMGTIVGIGVLLDTFLVRTVLVPALALDLGRWFWWPGRLFRAGARAEAGADRSAPAGRAKERV; encoded by the coding sequence ATGAAAGCGCTGCTCAAGCGCCTGGCCTCGGCGCCCGGCGGCCGACGCGCGAAATGGCTCGTGCTGTTCGGCTGGATCGTCGTCGCCGTGGCCCTCGGCCCGCTCGCCGGAAAGCTCGGTGAGGTCGAGGACACCGGACCGAACGCCTTCCTGCCGCGAGGGGCCGAGTCGGCGGCGGTCAACACGGAGCTGGAGAAGTTCCGCACCGACGAGGTGATGCCGGTCGTCGTCGTGTACAGCGCCGACCGGCCGCTCGCCGCCGGTGACCGTGCCGCGGCCGAGTCGGACCGCCGTGCGTTCGCGCCGCATGTCGCGGAGGGCCGGCAGCTGTCCCCCGTGCTGCCGTCCGACGACGGCAGGGCCCTGATGGTGGTCGTACCGCTGTCGGACGAGCTCGGCGACCGGGTCGCGGAGATCCGCGACATCGCCGGCGCCAACGCCCCGCCCGGCCTCGACGTCGCGGTCGGCGGTCCGGCCGGCTCGCTGATGGACCAGGTCGCGGTCTTCGACACGCTCGACGCCACCCTGATGATCGCCACCGGCCTGGTGGTGGCCGTACTGCTGCTGATCACCTACCGCAGCCCGGTGCTGTGGCTGTTCCCGCTGCTGGCGGTGGGCTTCGCCGCCGTCCTGACCCAGGTCTGCACCTATCTGCTCGCGAAGTACGCCGGGCTGCCCGTCGACCCGCAGAGCGCCGGCATCCTCATGGTCCTCGTGTTCGGCGTCGGCACCGACTACGCGCTGCTGCTCATCGCCCGCTACCGGGAGGAGCTGCACCGCCACGAGGACCGGCACACGGCGATGAGGCTCGCGCTGCGGCGTTCGGGGCCGGCGATCCTCGCCTCCGCCGGCACGATCGCCGTCGGACTGGCCTGCCTGTCGCTGGCGGACATCAACTCCTCCCGGTCGCTGGGCCTGGTCGGCGCGATCGGTGTCGTCTGCGGCTTCCTGGCGATGGTCTCCGTGCTGCCGGCGCTGCTGGTGATCGCGGGCCGCTGGGTGTTCTGGCCGTTCGTGCCGCGCCACGGGACGCCCGTACGGAAGGCGGTCACCGTCTGGTCCCGTATCGGTGCGGCCGTCGCCCGGGGCCCGCGCCGGGCGTGGCTGATGTCGGCCGGCGTCACGGGTGTGCTGGCGCTCAGCGCCTTCGGCATCAACATGGGGCTCACCCAGTCGGAGATGTTCCAGGACAAGCCCGAGTCGGTCGTCGCCCAGGAGCAGGTCTCGGCCCACTACCCGTCGGGCGCCTCCGACCCCGCGAAGATCGTCACGAACGCGGCGCAGGCCGGGGCGGTCCGGGCGGCCGCCGCCCAGGTGCCGGGCGTCGCCCGGGTCGACGCCGGTGACCGCACGCCCGACGGCGAACTCGCCACGCTGTCCGTCGTACTCGAGGACGCCCCGGACAGCGACGCGGCCAAGGACACCGTCGACGCGCTGCGCTCCGCCGTCGACGACGTGGCGGGGGCCGACGCCCTGGTGGGCGGCACCACCGCGCAGACCCTGGACACCCAGCGGGCCGCCGACCGTGACCTGCGGACCGTGATCCCGGTGGTGCTGCTGGTGGTCCTGCTCGTCCTGGTGTGGCTGCTGCGGGCGATCGTCGCCCCGGTGCTGCTGCTGGCGACGGTCGTGCTCTCGTACTTCGCCGCGCTCGGCGCCTCGAACCTCCTCTTCGAGCACGTCCTCGGATTCGCCGGTGTCGACTGGTCGCTCCCGCTGATGGGCTTCGTGTTCCTGGTCGCCCTCGGCATCGACTACAACATCTTCCTGATGCACCGCGTCCGTGAGGAGTCGGAACGGCTCGGCCTGGCACGTGGTGTGCTCGAGGGCCTGACGACCACCGGAGGGGTCATCACCAGCGCGGGCGTGGTGCTCGCCGCGACGTTCGCGGTCTTCGCCGGACTGCCCCTCGTGACGATGGCGCAGATGGGCACCATCGTCGGCATCGGCGTCCTGCTGGACACGTTCCTGGTCCGTACGGTGCTGGTGCCCGCGCTCGCCCTCGACCTGGGGCGCTGGTTCTGGTGGCCGGGCCGGCTGTTCAGGGCCGGGGCACGGGCGGAGGCCGGTGCGGACCGGTCCGCACCGGCCGGGCGTGCGAAGGAACGGGTCTGA
- a CDS encoding ArsR/SmtB family transcription factor, which yields MSENPAPEQGPELTGDALLKVLTALGNPHRMRIVAALYDGRDYVSRLARELAIGRPLLHMHLQRLEAAGLVRGELELSEGGKAMKFFELTPFCWALTPEVVARAARTLTDEGKDDKGKDTEKDTMKETAK from the coding sequence ATGAGCGAGAACCCGGCCCCGGAACAGGGACCGGAGCTCACGGGCGACGCGCTGCTGAAGGTCCTCACCGCCCTGGGCAATCCGCACCGGATGCGCATCGTCGCCGCCCTGTACGACGGCCGCGACTACGTGAGCCGGCTCGCCCGTGAGCTGGCCATCGGCCGCCCCCTGCTGCACATGCATCTGCAGCGGCTGGAGGCGGCGGGACTGGTCCGGGGCGAGCTCGAGCTCTCCGAGGGAGGCAAGGCGATGAAGTTCTTCGAGCTGACGCCGTTCTGCTGGGCGCTGACCCCCGAGGTCGTCGCGCGGGCGGCGCGCACGCTCACCGACGAGGGCAAGGACGACAAGGGCAAGGACACGGAGAAGGACACGATGAAGGAGACGGCGAAATGA